A part of Bombus huntii isolate Logan2020A chromosome 16, iyBomHunt1.1, whole genome shotgun sequence genomic DNA contains:
- the LOC126874664 gene encoding tumor protein p63-regulated gene 1-like protein isoform X2, which translates to MDETYFDEGPAGNFETATLEITKELDVNELNSQNTVSVGADTAKKNRENKTYTSSEVPSSKDLSNIPFKHIDIHSFFSDRNEVVDRALKDCQESLINEEENDIIGSWLLTEISLWDIEKERLVILSKKAIYSIKYDFISLKILEYNRIPLLQIDTLVSGELVYPSSSLAPKRHMSGIRLMWNKGNPVPLTKKWNPFAKDIPWLTYASHPLFWYKGSEVEKARFNVEGLQSLIKDFLPSDCIIRNGLIIIENYFGVGALVHNRNGLGFYKIRGKVSF; encoded by the exons ATGGATGAAACGTATTTCGATGAAGGACCCGCGGGAAATTTTGAAACAGCTACGCTAGAAATCACCAAAGAACTCGATGTCAATGAGTTGAATAGTCAAAACACTGTTTCTGTTG gagctgatACTGCAAAGAAGAACAGAGAGAATAAGACATATACTTCAAGTGAAGTTCCATCATCGAAGGACTTGTCTAATATCCCTTTCAAACATATAGATATTCACTCTTTTTTCTCTGACAGAAACGAAGTTGTTGACAGAGCGCTAAAAGATTGCCAAGagagtttaataaatgaagaGGAAAACGATATTATTGGAAGCTGGCTGTTGACAGA AATAAGTCTGTGGGATattgagaaagaaagattggTAATACTTTCAAAAAAAGCTATTTATTCAATAAAGTATGACTTCATCTCCTTAAAGATATTAGAGTACAACCGGATACCTTTGTTGCAAATTGATACGCTCGTCTCGGGCGAATTAGTTTATCCTTCTTCGTCTTTAGCGCC AAAAAGGCACATGTCTGGGATAAGACTGATGTGGAACAAAGGCAATCCAGTACCATTAACTAAGAAATGGAATCCATTTGCAAAGGATATACCATGGCTTACTTATGCTAGTCATCCATTATTTTGGTACAAAG GATCAGAAGTAGAGAAAGCAAGGTTTAATGTTGAAGGTTTACAGTCATTGATTAAAGATTTCTTGCCATCAGACTGCATTATAAGAAATGGTCTTATTATCATAGAAAACTACTTTGGTGTAGGTGCCTTAGTACATAACAGAAATGGATTAGGTTTCTATAAAATTCGTGGTAAAGTCAGTTTTTAA
- the LOC126874664 gene encoding tumor protein p63-regulated gene 1-like protein isoform X1: protein MDETYFDEGPAGNFETATLEITKELDVNELNSQNTVSVGADTAKKNRENKTYTSSEVPSSKDLSNIPFKHIDIHSFFSDRNEVVDRALKDCQESLINEEENDIIGSWLLTEISLWDIEKERLVILSKKAIYSIKYDFISLKILEYNRIPLLQIDTLVSGELVYPSSSLAPRLNGLAEGVSSIFHYAGRQEWSTLVSCTDFAQFEPRKRHMSGIRLMWNKGNPVPLTKKWNPFAKDIPWLTYASHPLFWYKGSEVEKARFNVEGLQSLIKDFLPSDCIIRNGLIIIENYFGVGALVHNRNGLGFYKIRGKVSF from the exons ATGGATGAAACGTATTTCGATGAAGGACCCGCGGGAAATTTTGAAACAGCTACGCTAGAAATCACCAAAGAACTCGATGTCAATGAGTTGAATAGTCAAAACACTGTTTCTGTTG gagctgatACTGCAAAGAAGAACAGAGAGAATAAGACATATACTTCAAGTGAAGTTCCATCATCGAAGGACTTGTCTAATATCCCTTTCAAACATATAGATATTCACTCTTTTTTCTCTGACAGAAACGAAGTTGTTGACAGAGCGCTAAAAGATTGCCAAGagagtttaataaatgaagaGGAAAACGATATTATTGGAAGCTGGCTGTTGACAGA AATAAGTCTGTGGGATattgagaaagaaagattggTAATACTTTCAAAAAAAGCTATTTATTCAATAAAGTATGACTTCATCTCCTTAAAGATATTAGAGTACAACCGGATACCTTTGTTGCAAATTGATACGCTCGTCTCGGGCGAATTAGTTTATCCTTCTTCGTCTTTAGCGCC ACGATTAAATGGATTGGCAGAGGGTGTATCGTCAATATTTCATTACGCAGGCCGTCAAGAGTGGTCTACTCTTGTCTCTTGTACAGATTTTGCACAGTTTGAACCTAG AAAAAGGCACATGTCTGGGATAAGACTGATGTGGAACAAAGGCAATCCAGTACCATTAACTAAGAAATGGAATCCATTTGCAAAGGATATACCATGGCTTACTTATGCTAGTCATCCATTATTTTGGTACAAAG GATCAGAAGTAGAGAAAGCAAGGTTTAATGTTGAAGGTTTACAGTCATTGATTAAAGATTTCTTGCCATCAGACTGCATTATAAGAAATGGTCTTATTATCATAGAAAACTACTTTGGTGTAGGTGCCTTAGTACATAACAGAAATGGATTAGGTTTCTATAAAATTCGTGGTAAAGTCAGTTTTTAA
- the LOC126874659 gene encoding C1GALT1-specific chaperone 1-like, translating into MYLYRLKLWPVFLIGFGIGSLLALILFAAQDLFNNISICQKSSLNLYSTNRNDLKWFMSDTWIKQETVIQSWKDSTNMTYSKWLNNRKLRSKNIDMDIYLYGPESREESEAEWLKSNIHITCIVFVKKVKLARSIQDTWGKHCNKIYFFGQVKDPKMPIINFDIKLVSSWQLLCEAFKYVWKSSETLEWLIFVKDDTLVVLENLRYMLGPLNHTQNHYLGHAVTLWGQSYNVADAGYVISVGVLRKLIKMFDNSEKCVISGKYWKQEDYYLAKHLASMGIYPSDTRDQYLRGTFHGYSLQSLLWGGVKTGVYWTRALYPVKNECCSFMSVTFNVGESEKMHTLNYLLYHFHVLKRKAVFGSRKAAISISDKDVWRVALEEEFNITNLNNISSEVYYEIWHAKYSEPGQLISKNYQAND; encoded by the exons ATGTATCTCTACCGTCTTAAACTGTGGCCTGTGTTTCTAATTGGATTCGGAATCGGTTCTCTCCTTGCCCTGATCTTATTTGCTGCTCAagatttatttaacaatatttccATTTGTCAGAAATCATCATTAAATTTGTACTCTACAAACAGAAATGATCTTAAATGGTTCATGTCTGATACATGGATCAAGCAAGAGACTGTTATACAGAGTTGGAAAGATTCAACAAACATGACATATAGTAAATGGTTGAATAATAGAAAACTGAGGtcaaaaaatattgatatgGATATTTATCTTTATGGACCTGAAAGTAGGGAAGAATCAGAAGCAGAGTGGTTGAAGTCAAATATTCACATCACTTGTAttgtatttgtaaaaaaagttaaattgGCTAGATCTATCCAGGATACTTGGGGAAAACATTGTAACAAGATATATTTCTTTGGTCAAGTGAAAGATCCTAAAATGCCtattataaattttgatataaaattagtATCTTCATGGCAACTTTTATGTGAAGCCTTCAAGTATGTGTGGAAGAGCAGTGAAACGTTAGAATGGCTTATCTTTGTAAAAGATGACACATTAGTGGTTCTTGAAAATTTGCGGTACATGCTTGGCCCATTAAATCACACTCAGAATCATTATTTGGGTCATGCAGTTACTCTCTGGGGTCAATCTTATAATGTAGCTGATGCTGGATATGTAATTAGTGTGGGAGTGCTTAGGAAGCTAATTAAAATGTTTGATAACTCAGAAAAATGTGTAATCAGTGGCAAATATTGGAAACAGGAAGATTATTATCTCG CTAAACATTTGGCTTCTATGGGAATTTATCCTTCTGATACAAGGGACCAGTATTTAAGGGGAACCTTTCATGGATACTCTTTGCAATCTTTATTATGGGGTGGTGTTAAGACTGGTGTTTATTGGACTCGTGCATTATACCCAGTAAAAAACGAATGCTGCTCATTTATGTCTGTTACTTTTAATGTAGGAGAATCAGAAAAAATGCACacattgaattatttattatatcattttcatGTCTTAAAGAGGAAAGCTGTTTTTGGAAGTAGAAAAGCAGCAATATCCATATCTGACAAGGAT gTCTGGAGAGTTGCGTTGGAAGAAGAgtttaatattacaaatttaaataacatttctAGCGAGGTGTACTATGAGATATGGCATGCAAAATATTCTGAACCAGGACAATTAATTAGTAAAAATTATCAGGCTAATGACtaa